One Lepisosteus oculatus isolate fLepOcu1 chromosome 12, fLepOcu1.hap2, whole genome shotgun sequence genomic window, AGCAGAGGAACAGCAGGGTCACTCGGGAACCAAGCACTAGAGCAGAGGAACAGCAGGGTCACTCTGAGAACTCTTGATTAGAGCAGAGGAACAGCAGGGTCACTCGGGAACCCAGCACTAGAGCAGAGGAACAGCAGGGTCACTCGGGAACCCAGCACTAGAGCAGAGGAACAGCAGGGTCACTCGGGAACCCAGCACTAGAGCAGAGGAACAGCAGGGTCACTCGGGAACCAAGCACTAGAGCAGAGGAACAGCAGGGTCACTCAGGAACCCAGCACTAGAGCAGAGGAACAGCAGGGTCACTCGGGAACCCAGCACTAGAGCAGAGGAACAGCAGGGTCACTCGGGAACCAAGCACTAGAGCAGAGGAACAGCAGGGTCACTCGGGAACCCAGCACTAGAGCAGAGGAACAGCAGGGTCACTCTGAGAACTCTTGATTAGAGCAGAGGAACAGCAGGGTCACTCGGGAACCCAGCACTAGAGCAGAGGAACAGCAGGGTCACTCGGGAACCCAGCACTAGAGCAGAGGAACAGCAGGGTCACTCTGAGAACTCTTGATTAGAGCAGAGGAACAGCAGGGTCACTCGGGAACCAAGCACTAGAGCAGAGGAACAGCAGGGTCACTCGGGAACCCAGCACTAGAGCAGAGGAACAGCAGGGTCACTCTGAGAACTCTTGATTAGAGCAGAGGAACAGCAGGGTCACTCGGGAACCCAGCACTAGAGCAGAGGAACAGCAGGGTCACTCGGGAACCCAGCACTAGAGCAGAGGAACAGCAGGGTCACTCGGGAACCCAGCACTAGAGCAGAGGAACAGCAGGGTCACTCGGGAACCCAGCACTAGAGCAGAAGAACAGCAAGGTCACTCGGGAACCCAGCACTAGAGCAGAGGAACAGCAGGGTCACTCGGGAACCCAGCACTAGGACAGTGCAGCAGGATGTCCTTGCTCCCAGGAGTGTAAATGGATCAGCACAGCCTCTGCAGCTCCTCCAGGGTGAAGGTGTAACAAGCTGAAGCTCTTACCCAGAGAGCGAGAGGACATACTGTGCAGGGCCTGCTCTCCCATCTTCGCCAGGGCACTGAAGTAGGCCTCACTGGTCACAGTCAGGGCTGCAAAACACACACGCAGACAGAGTCACACCCACACGGTGATCTGCAGTGTTAAAGCTACAGCAAGCACCGCTAGTAGTGTAGTTAATACCTTAGCATCTACTGTGCGGCTTTGTCTTCATGCTTATACATTATACACCATATTCTAAGTTATGatgtgtagcttgttccaggcgcctgccaccctttgtgtaaagaagtgcctcctgctctcgGGTTTAAATGTCTCTCTTGTAGGTTccaacttgttccagactcccgccaccctttgtgtaaagaagcattccctgttctcagttttaaatgcactgctGTGTAGTTTCCATGTGTGCCCCCTTGCTCAGGTTTCACTGTTAAGAATTTGGTCGGTATTGTTATCATTAAGGAACACACAACTTGGACGTGATCAGGGCCTGACTGATAGTGACGTGTGAATTGTTTTTTCTCCCCGCTGGCTTGATCTTCACACGGTGCTCTCGTGTTTCCTGGTATGTCTCCTTAATCGAAACCCACCCCGCGCCCTCTCACCCTGAAAGGCTTCGACATAGCTGCGCCCCAGAGACGCCAGCTTCTGCAGCCCGGGGTTGAACTGCTCCATCAGGTTCTGTACGGGTCACAGAGAGTCGCCGTTAGCCCAGCACACACGGCCAACTAGAACAGCGGGTCGAGCCAGCCATCTGCGACAGGGCGCTCGGAGTTCagaggaaaacaaaggaaaactgTCTTCATTTGCTCGCGGCTTCATCCTGCACGCATGGACTCAGGTGGTGAACAGAGAACAATATATTAAGACCATGTGCTCATCCATTCGCAGGAGAGCTATatctatcccagaaagcaacagaCGCCCGTCCATCACAGgtctcacacagacacagacacaaacactctcgccaggaccaattttccctagaagccaattaacctatcaagATGTCTTGGACGGTGTAACagaagcacctggaggaaactcacacgaacaggaggagaacatacaaacttcacacagacagcaccccaggagctgaacccagggccccagcacagtGAGGCAGCAGTCATATCAACTGTGCCACTGTTTCGCCCATCCAGTATAAAGACAAGCTGTCCATTTTAGTTCAGATCACTGCAGCAGAGATGAGCACTTTGGTCCTTGGAGGGGTCTGTGTGTTttcagcagacacactgactgacccctccaggaccaggactggacagcccttctgcagacacactgactgacccctccaggaccaggactggacagccctgctgcagacacactgactgacccctccaggaccaggactggacagccctgctgcagacacactgactgacccctccaggactggacagccctgctgcagacacactgactgacccctccaggactggacagccctgctgcagacacactgacccctccaggaccaggactagacagccctgctgcagacacactgactgacccctccaggaccaggactggacagccctgctgcaaacacactgacccctccaggaccaggcctggacagccctgctgcagacacactggctgacccctccaggaccaggactggacagccctgctgcagacacactgactgactcctccaggactggacagccctgctgcagacacactgacccctccaggaccaggactggacagccctgctgcagacacactgactgaccctccaggaccaggactggacagccctgctgcagacacactgactgaccctccaggaccaggactggacagccctgctgcagacacactgactgaccctccaggaccaggactagacagccctgctgcagactctCCACATCTTATGTTACAAGACACATGGGAAAGATACCAATGTAAAACACCCAGCAAAAATAGAACTATACCTTTATCAACATACATCCCCATACACTGATAAACCTCATATAAGGAGAGGATCGGTAGACTCAGATCCGAGCCCCGACTCACCCCGTAGATCCGCAGCGTCGAGCGGTGCAGCTGTTCGCTGTTGGCGGCAGACATGGCGAAATCGCGGTCGGTCCTCGCCCGCCGGCGGTTAAAACCGAAAAAAATAGAGAGTTTCtttcgggaaaaaaaaaatgatcacgATAATACCAATAAGTATTGGTCCCTTCGGTCACGACAagcctgtttttatttccaagagatgtgaacaaaataataaaaaacacactgacacacacacggCCGTTATGCGGATCACAGCCCGGTAAAAACGTTCGTTGAATCGGACGGACGAAGGCGGCGGGACGTCGTTTCTTTCCGTTCTGGTTTTAAAACCGTAACCAGAGGACCCACCAATGCCGAGACAAcgctggggggaaaaaaaaagtgtcccGCACTAAAAACCCCGTGAACCTGCCGTCTACCACACCGGAGACACTGGGAGAGGGAGACGCGGGGAGACGAGGGCGGGAACACGGGGACGGGAGATAACAGACACCGAGGGCTCGTAAATTATTGATCGCGTCCTTAAACCGGCCTTACCTGGTatcctccccccctcccccgcacacacatacacacgcaGGTTAAAGCTGGCACCGAGCCCATCCGATCAGGGAAGACGCAAATCCGCGGCTGGTTCTTTATTTCTTGTCGTTCGTCAACGGCCGCCCTTCGTCTCCCGCGACTCAAAcatggcggcggcggcggccatTGTGAAAATTCACCGGCGGATCCCGGCCTTGTCACCTCGGCCTCGACTCGCAGCCCTTGGCCCTTTTATCTTTATCCAACAGAggtgtttttgtttggtttgtttttttttttttacaaaataacgGGTATTTTTACCCCCTGTCCAGGCCAGCTGAGACTTCCCCGTACGAGGACAGAGTGGTTGTAAAGCGATATTTTTCGGGATGTTTCCGGTCGCGAATAACACACAGTTTTAGTGAAAATGAAGCAATTCTGAGAAACTGTGTGCACCCCACCCAGAGCAGAGCTCCCTTCATTCCGGGATGCCTGGTCCTGGCTTTGGGAAGATAGTGAGAGTTTTTTTCTACTTCTATTTAAACCACCTGCGTATAAAAAGAAACCGTTACATTTGTCCAATTAACTGAAGATCATTTCAATCATGGAGATCCGACTTGGAATAAAAACCAAGGCACACAAGTGAGTTGGCACATTGGCACACtgtttagcactgctgccttgcagtgatggtgccctgggttcaattcctgggagtgttgtctgtgtggagtttgcatgttctctcctgtTCAGATTGGTTTCCTCTAGGTGCCCCGGTgtcctccaacagtccaaaggCGTGCAAGTAGGCTAACcggcttctgggagaactggcccaggtgtgagtgtgtgtgtatttgtatgtgtgccctgtgatggactggtgtcccatccagcatgcaccctgccttgtgcgcattgcttgctgggatagacctCCAGCTCCCCCCCAACCctctactggataaagcagttagaaaaaggaTAGATGGACACACAAATGTCCAATCCTTGACTTCTCCAAGCGTTGAAGGAACCATCCTGGACAATGAAGAATGAGGAATTGGGAGGAAGACCTGTATTTACAGCAAAACAAGGTTGAGAAATAAGGCAAACACAAATCTTTATAACTGAGACTTCATGTTTAATGCTTACTCATACCATCAGTTGCAAGCATTTAAAAATTAGAGGTATAGTTTCCAGGTCAGTATAGCACAACCACTTCCTTCATTGTTTCGTTCTGTAAACAATAGCCTTTGTTAATTATTAACCCGCCAGGATCTTGGGGAGCCTTCCTGCACGCAGGGGGACACCCCTTCCACCGGCACTGGTCTCAGTGGCCTCCCCTGACCACAGCCCCAGCTGGCTTCTGCTCTGTTTGGGCTCTCGATCGTTTACCAGATTTATTCACTCATTAACAATTCCACATTTTGCGTACTGCTCTCAAGTGCCAGTAATGGGTTTACAGACACTGTCCTTTTTAAATATTCCTAAGTCACCACCACAGCAGCAGTCCGGTCAAGGGCTTGACAGAGCGACTCAAGAGAGTAGCCCGGACTAGCTGCTTAGCTGAGGCACAGAGGTCAAGAGGACCTGGACTGGGGAGCCCTGCTCTTTTCCTTCAGTAACAAGTTCCTTCAGTGCAGTTAGGTCACTAGTTCACAGACAACGGCGCCCCACTGGGCTACTTCTTGGGGGACCCCAGTGAGTCTGCCACTGTACGATCAGGCAGCGTTGCTCCCAACACCCCCAGCTCTTTGTGTACAGAGGCACCTGCTGGCGTCCTTTTTCCCCAACAGGGATTAACTGGACAGAAACGCAACACAGAGGCGTCCGAGAGAGACGTCAGTCTTTGCTAGGAGGAAACGGGCGTTAGGCAAGCGTCTGCGTCAGGCCCTGCGTGGTCCGCACAAGCCCCAGCTGCTGCAGGCCCTGCTGGGTTTGTGATCTGGGATCTTCTGTCAGGCGGGGGTGGAGCACGACTGGTCATTTTAACCACTCGATACCGGTGTTAGTACACCGGCCTCTGGATCAGTCAAGGAGGAATTAAGGATTAGCTGGAACGAAGACCAAGGAGGAAAAGGACAGGACGGGACTGGCACCGCCAGAGGCACCACTGGTCTACAGTGCCCCCTAGTGCCCATCCccgggagttttttttttcttgatgacTCCAGTCTGGTGGCCGCTATCCCTGCAGCAGCTGCTGTGCCAGGGCCTGCACCTTCTCCCTCTGCTGGTACAGGTACATCTGGGTCTCCCACAGCATGTTCACCAGCACCGCGTCATTCACCTCATCCAGCATCACCTCCATCGAGAACTGGGGACTGAGCCTGGAGgcggagagacagagagaagaagGGAGGTTTATTAGGGGGCtgtactgagagagggagggggagacagACGCAGAGAGCAGGGAGCGCACGAGTTCCCACGCAGCGCAGAGACCCGACCGCTCCCCCTCGCTCACCGGAAGTAAGTGGTTTCGGTCATCTCACACCAGGACCGCGCCCTGTCCACTGCACAGCCGTCCGAGTCCGTGCACTGAGAgcgagagaggggggaggggatCAACACACGTCAGGAGCTGCGCTCGGCACTCACCTTTGACCCACTCGTGTCGAATTAAACAGGCCGGTCTTGGGCTAATCTGGGCAGACGCGCTCTGAAGCTTTGTGCTGGTTAAACTACAACTGGACCCATCTCCTCTCTCTGAATCCCCTCGTTATTTCTAAAATTGGATTGAGTCCACTAGCCAGTGGTACTGTATGGCTGGACTAATACcctagatatttttttcaatctggaCTCCTCCACTAGCCAATGCTAAAAAGATCATCCCCTAAAACTAACACTACACTCTTCCACTAGTCAGTCCTAAAACTGGATTAATACCCTATTTATTCCACCAGTCAATGTTACGAATTGACAGATACCCTTGTTATTTGGAAAACTGGACTATTCTACTAGTCAGGGCTAAAACTATCAATTCACTAGCTAATACTAACACTACACAGTTCCTCTAGTCAGTTCTAGGATCCTGTTTATTGCACATACTGGACGATTCTACCCATCAATGTTAAGCATCGACAAATACCCTTGTTATTCCTGACAACTGGACTATTCCCCTCATCGAGGCAGTCAGTAACATGACTGGACTAATCCCCTAGTTGTTGCTAAAACCGGCCTACTGCACTAGCCACCGACAAGCCTGGATTAAGAGCTGTTGCCATGACTCTTCCCAGGGTGCTCCACTCTGGCCAGTCACCATGCTGTTTCCTACAGCTGCCAACATGGCGGAGGGACAGCAGGGGCCCCGCGTGATGCCCGTTTCTCTTCACCCCTCCGACACTCACGCAGTCCACCAACATTTTGCCCAGCTCCTTGGCACCCACGAAGGATTTGGCGAGCTCCAGGGGGTTGGAGGGCCGGAATACGTCCACGGAGTTGACCGCCACCTGGGGGGGCTTCCCTGTGCCCAGAGAGACCACCACGCCCAGCCTCTGCACTTCCTGTCGCCGGCCCTGCCGCAGGGAACCGGGAGACACGGATCAGATCCCGCTGCGCAGCAATCTGATCCGGTTCGGGTCTTACACACACTGCGCGTGCAACAACACAGgcgaaggagaaggagaaggcagCTTCTCTTTTTCCCAGGATTAAGGATTTGGTTGATCCCTGTCAAGGACGTCGGGATGATGAAGCTAGGACCGTATCGTAATGGAGACCAGTAAAGGCTGGAATGGATCAAACTGGGAGGGAATGGGATGAAGAGAGCGAGGCCCGCTCCCTCTCCCCCCTACCTGAGCCTTCGCCGTCTTGTTGTAGCGGTGTATCTCCGTCATGGCGTCCAGCGTCGGGTTGTTGGCCAGCAAGCCCCCATCCAGGAAGCGCCCCATTGGCCGAAAATACGAGGGCGCTGCCCCACTGGACCGAGCCGCCCGCCACACTAACTGTTCtgatggggggaggggggagggcagGGGAGGAGAAGGAAAATAAACAAgaatgagagagaaagagatggGAGAAGAGGGCCGATCGCGCATTTCAAATGCGAACGATTCCCAGCGCTTTTGGGGGTACAACACCAACCCCACAGGGGGTGAAGCAAGGAGGAGGTGCAGTTACTAACCCCCCCCTTGAGGAAAAAGACCCGTGCACACCCACCGATCCCCAGGCCTCCCTGTGCTGCTGTATCAGCGACGTGTTCACCCATGCAAGAGAAGcagagtctctctctccctacgCACAGCAACACACACCTTCCTCAGTCACCTTCCTACGCTTGGGGGCTCCGGGTGTGTACCCCACTATcatcacctcctcctcctcctctgaaATAACAACACACCGCCGCTTACTCCGAGCCGGGGCAAGGGGAGGGAGGggaagagaggaagaggaagagggctGAAGATcaaggacagagggacagagagagaagccaAGGACAGGGTTTACCCTGGGGAGCGAGGAGGGGTCTGAAGTCAGCGCTGCGGGCATAGGGGGGGTCGCGGTCGGGATCGGGGGGGTCATAGTTCCGGAAGAGGTGCAGCTCGGCAGGGTGTCTGTCAGCCAGCACGCTTGTCACCATCACCCtggcacacagagagacacacattAAACCCCACTGCcctggacaggcagacagacaggtgctAAACCCCACTGCCCAGGACAAGCAGGCAGACAGTTGGACATTAAACCCCACTGCcctggacaggcagacagacaggtgctAAACCCCACTGCCCAGAACAAGCAGACAGACAGTTGGACATTAAACCCCACTGCccgggacaggcagacagacaggtgctAAACCCCACTGCccaggacaggcagacagacagttgGACATTAAACCCCACTGCccaggacaggcagacagacagttgGACATTAAACCCCACTGCccaggacaggcagacagacaggcgcTAAACCCCACTGCccaggacaggcagacagacaggtgctAAACCCCACTgcccaggacagacagacaggtgctaAACCCCACTGCccaggacaggcagacagacaggtgctAAACCCCACTgcccaggacagacagacaggtgctaAACCCCACTGCCCAGAACAAGCAGACAGACAGTTGGACATTAAACCCCACTGCccgggacaggcagacagacaggtgctAAACCCCACTGCccaggacaggcagacagacaggtgctAAACCCCACTGCccaggacaggcagacaggtgcTAAACCCCATTGCCCaggacaggcaggcagacagttGGACATTAAACCCCACTGCccaggacaggcagacagacaggtgctAAACCCCACTGCccaggacaggcagacaggtgcTAAACCCCACTGCcctggacaggcagacagacaggtgctAAACCCCACTGCCCAGAACAAGCAGACAGACAGTTGGACATTAAACCCCACTGCccgggacaggcagacagacaggtgctAAACCCCACTGCccaggacaggcagacagacagttgGACATTAAACCCCACTGCccaggacaggcagacagacagttgGACATTAAACCCCACTGCccaggacaggcagacagacaggcgcTAAACCCCACTGCccaggacaggcagacagacaggtgctAAACCCCACTgcccaggacagacagacaggtgctaAACCCCACTGCccaggacaggcagacagacaggtgctAAACCCCACTgcccaggacagacagacaggtgctaAACCCCACTGCCCAGAACAAGCAGACAGACAGTTGGACATTAAACCCCACTGCccgggacaggcagacagacaggtgctAAACCCCACTGCccaggacaggcagacagacaggtgctAAACCCCACTGCccaggacaggcagacaggtgcTAAACCCCATTGCCCaggacaggcaggcagacagttGGACATTAAACCCCACTGCccaggacaggcagacagacaggtgctAAACCCCACTGCccaggacaggcagacaggtgcTAAACCCCATTGCCCaggacaggcaggcagacagttGGACATTAAACCCCACTGCccaggacaggcagacagacagttgGACATTAAACCCCACTGCccaggacaggcagacagacagttgGACATTAAACCCCACTGCccaggacaggcagacagacagttgGACATTAAACCCCACTGCccaggacaggcagacagacaggcgcTAAACCCCACTGCccaggacaggcagacagacaggtgctAAACCCCACTgcccaggacagacagacaggtgctaAACCCCACTGCccaggacaggcagacagacaggtgctAAACCCCACTGccctggacagacagacaggtgctaAACCCCACTGCCCAGAACAAGCAGACAGACAGTTGTACATTAAACCCCACTGCccaggacaggcagacagacaggtgctAAACCCCACTGCccaggacaggcagacagacaggcgcTAAACCCCACTGCCCAggacagggagacagacaggtgcTAAACCCCACTGCccaggacaggcagacagacacaaacagacagggctgtagagatacagtatacagagatACGGGCAAGCAGGCAGACTGACTTGGGGTGCGTGACGTCGGTCATCTTGGTGTCCTCCCCGAACTCCTTCTTGAGGAACTCCTCCAGCGGGGCGGACTCGTAGGGCCGGGAGCCGCGGAAAACCTGGTCCTTCATCCGGAAGTACAGGCAGCGCAGGTACTGCATGGACTTCCCTGCGtacgacacacacacacacgcgctgCACTGAACACGCGCAGAACCCCAGAGAGCTcgacagagagacaggccacCGCAGTCGGACGGGCTTACCGTGTACGATCGCCAGAGCCAGGATACCCCCGGTGCTGGTGCCGGCGACCCAGTCGAACAGCTCCCTGATAGGCTGGCCCGCCGCCTGCTCCAAAGCGATCAGCAGCTGGATCAGAACCAGGCCTTTGATGCCTCCTCCATCCAGACACAGCAGCCTGGCACATCTGGAACCCACACACAGTGATTTACCCGTCACATACCCCTGTCACCCTGGTAACGCACTCCTGTCAAACAGAAAAGACACCTTTCTAAgtggcaaaaaaaaattcaagactcacttcctgtttcctgttttgCAGCCGTCCACTTCCATCTGGCCATGGGTCAGCGCCCCTAGAGTGGCAGCTACATGCATGATGTCATCAAACCCTGTGAGCCAATCAGTGAGAGCAAGAAATAGGGTGTTCAGCTGAGCCAATGGGAGAGCTCGATGCTATCCCACACACCCAATCACAGTTGACCTGCCTAACTGGCAATGACTGAAAGAACAGATCCATATCATCCATCATTTCAATTCATTTCCTGTGTCCTGGACTCCTGCTCTTTTTGCAAAGTTTTCTCGGAAGCAGCGTGGCCCCAATATCCAACAGAGGCCCAAAATCGAGTGTTAGGAGTTAGTGTGGCATGCACGTTCCATAGAAACCTCTGCACACAATAAATCCACATGGCCATCTTCTAGTTGTATCATGCTTTAGTACAGACCCAAGCCTTACAGCTACTGTAACTGCCCTTGTACTGGGACAGACGGCTACAGTGCCAAGAAAACCCCACTGAAAGGGAATGATTTTCATGGGAGAGCAGCCAGGAAGAGGCTACTTCTCTCTAAAGAGATCACTGAAATGCTATGGAAAGACCCGGAGTGAGCTTTTCAGGCAAGGAAAGCCCCACATATCACTGACACGAAGCAGATCCGTAAGGACGGATGGACTAAAAAACTCAGGGCTCACACCCTTATTCACCCAAGGTTCCCTACTGTGGGGTTGTTTTGTTGAAACGATGGAATAATATCATACGACTTCGTGTTCCGCATTCAATAAAGCTCTCTTCACCTTTCGTTAAGACGTTCATGGAGAACTGATCACGTTACAGGTCTCAAATACACAAGAATGTGGCCCAGTCCCGGAGGTTCAGACCTTCGTCTCTATTCTGGCACTGGGGATGAGGCCACATGAAACACCGAGagatgagagacagagagagataaAACAGCTCATTTTGGAGCCCTTCCCCTTGCCCAGCGTGTGGACTTCATGTGAACTGTGTGGCTGGAGGCGTTCACTGCACCAGGGCAGAGCAGAGAAAGGAGGAAGCGAGTGGGGGGGTAAGGGCCCCTCgtcacaggacaggacaggacagggtggaaggggggcaggagggagaggaggagggaggggaggcGTTACCTATAGTTGGTGGTGGCCGTGGTCTCTTGAAGGTCGGCAAGCATGTGTCTGGGGAAGGTGGGTGGCAGCGGTCTGCTCCTACACTATACAGCATGCTTAACAGGACCTTCCTGTTGGCCCCTTCGCACAGCCACACAAGAACAGGCGAGGGTTAAACACACCTACAACACGGACACCAGgaaacagcacacacacacacacagatactgtacatgctcgTACTGGCAGGGCAATCAACTGCCCCTCCCCCTCCTACCCTCCTTAGTTAATTGGCTGGAGTGCGAGTTCACTCACTGGCCCAATCGGACCAGCTGATTGGTCCGCTTGTGTCTCACAGGACGGGCAGCCAGCCAATCAGCTGCAGGGAAGGGAGGAGTCTGGGAAGGCAGCGTCTAAGATCGCATCATTTTGAACACATGCATTTTACGTTTTGGAGCAGATTAACAACTGATTCCAAAAGCCATGttataaaaagttaaataacCATCTGACTCACAGTATCCTGTATTCAGGAGCTGTGTTCAGAAGGTgtacgcacacacgcacacacacgtgACAAGTCAGTGTCTTAAACATGATGGCTGGAGCAGTGCAGAGAGGGTGAGGTATCCATTTCTGTAAATTAATGCCATTATGTACAGAGCAGCTCTATTCAGTCTAAACTGACACGCTGTTGTACATGTACTCTAAACATTCAGCACACGGAGATCCACAGACATGctggttatacagtacatgcgaGTTCACAATGGATGTAGATATGTCCCAGACTCTGGGCCTTCAAGGTGAGCTGTGGAATAGTTGTTATTTAGATTCTAGTCTCTTGCGAATCTCGATTTTACAAGGCCGCGCTGGCAGAAGCCACGCTGGCTGCAGGCCCTGGACGAGCCCTGGTTCCCAGCTCGTCTGGCACATCGGCACGGTCAGCGCAGGTCGGCCAGGCGCAAGGACTGGGGACGCCGACGCGACGCTGTGGACCCGTGTGCGCGGCAGGCGGGGCGGGGTGGAAGGGGGAACCGAACTCTCACCCTTGCTGATGCGGGCGGCGATGAGGCCCGGGGTCTCCCCGAAATCATTCGGGGTCTCCACGTCCGCCCCGAAAACGATCAGAGCCTTGATCAGCTCCATGTGGTCCAGCTGCAGACAGGAAAATGACACGGCCATGATCCTAAAACGGAGGGTCAGGGACGCACAATGCCACAACAACACAGGGCAGCTTACGAacgggggggagggaggg contains:
- the pla2g6 gene encoding 85/88 kDa calcium-independent phospholipase A2 isoform X1; its protein translation is MQFLGRLVGTLSSVSGLFSSPHRVREVQLSEYGGGGRTLLQQEGRLALYRNGPAQSWDCLLLTPETPGTALRLFQVSSQEDAMNWFPQYTLKLPPFYESIRPPLRPETLQPITDCLRSHPDWSPAHIAVETGLRECLRHNYVLSQINSRDGVEGRTPLHLACSRDDAGCALELLLECQARADIADRKGETPLHCAARLDSPAVMEVLCSRPGASLDALSASGETALHVACRLGRAETLKALLEAGARPDILGGHGYPIHIAMKYKERSCAETVLDASPAQLCAEDPVYGGTPLHWAKTAEMCRLLLERDCPVNYLSKTGETALHVLVRRQRVEAAMVLLTHGAEPNVRGESGNTPLHLAMKLDHMELIKALIVFGADVETPNDFGETPGLIAARISKGANRKVLLSMLYSVGADRCHPPSPDTCLPTFKRPRPPPTIGFDDIMHVAATLGALTHGQMEVDGCKTGNRKCARLLCLDGGGIKGLVLIQLLIALEQAAGQPIRELFDWVAGTSTGGILALAIVHGKSMQYLRCLYFRMKDQVFRGSRPYESAPLEEFLKKEFGEDTKMTDVTHPKVMVTSVLADRHPAELHLFRNYDPPDPDRDPPYARSADFRPLLAPQEEEEEVMIVGYTPGAPKRRKVTEEEQLVWRAARSSGAAPSYFRPMGRFLDGGLLANNPTLDAMTEIHRYNKTAKAQGRRQEVQRLGVVVSLGTGKPPQVAVNSVDVFRPSNPLELAKSFVGAKELGKMLVDCCTDSDGCAVDRARSWCEMTETTYFRLSPQFSMEVMLDEVNDAVLVNMLWETQMYLYQQREKVQALAQQLLQG
- the pla2g6 gene encoding 85/88 kDa calcium-independent phospholipase A2 isoform X3 gives rise to the protein MQFLGRLVGTLSSVSGLFSSPHRVREVQLSEYGGGGRTLLQQEGRLALYRNGPAQSWDCLLLTPETPGTALRLFQVSSQEDAMNWFPQYTLKLPPFYESIRPPLRPETLQPITDCLRSHPDWSPAHIAVETGLRECLRHNYVLSQINSRDGVEGRTPLHLACSRDDAGCALELLLECQARADIADRKGETPLHCAARLDSPAVMEVLCSRPGASLDALSASGETALHVACRLGRAETLKALLEAGARPDILGGHGYPIHIAMKYKERSCAETVLDASPAQLCAEDPVYGGTPLHWAKTAEMCRLLLERDCPVNYLSKTGETALHVLVRRQRVEAAMVLLTHGAEPNVRGESGNTPLHLAMKLDHMELIKALIVFGADVETPNDFGETPGLIAARISKGFDDIMHVAATLGALTHGQMEVDGCKTGNRKCARLLCLDGGGIKGLVLIQLLIALEQAAGQPIRELFDWVAGTSTGGILALAIVHGKSMQYLRCLYFRMKDQVFRGSRPYESAPLEEFLKKEFGEDTKMTDVTHPKVMVTSVLADRHPAELHLFRNYDPPDPDRDPPYARSADFRPLLAPQEEEEEVMIVGYTPGAPKRRKVTEEEQLVWRAARSSGAAPSYFRPMGRFLDGGLLANNPTLDAMTEIHRYNKTAKAQGRRQEVQRLGVVVSLGTGKPPQVAVNSVDVFRPSNPLELAKSFVGAKELGKMLVDCCTDSDGCAVDRARSWCEMTETTYFRLSPQFSMEVMLDEVNDAVLVNMLWETQMYLYQQREKVQALAQQLLQG
- the pla2g6 gene encoding 85/88 kDa calcium-independent phospholipase A2 isoform X2, whose product is MQFLGRLVGTLSSVSGLFSSPHRVREVQLSEYGGGGRTLLQQEGRLALYRNGPAQSWDCLLLTPETPGTALRLFQVSSQEDAMNWFPQYTLKLPPFYESIRPPLRPETLQPITDCLRSHPDWSPAHIAVETGLRECLRHNYVLSQINSRDGVEGRTPLHLACSRDDAGCALELLLECQARADIADRKGETPLHCAARLDSPAVMEVLCSRPGASLDALSASGETALHVACRLGRAETLKALLEAGARPDILGGHGYPIHIAMKYKERSCAETVLDASPAQLCAEDPVYGGTPLHWAKTAEMCRLLLERDCPVNYLSKTGETALHVLVRRQRVEAAMVLLTHGAEPNVRGESGNTPLHLAMKLDHMELIKALIVFGADVETPNDFGETPGLIAARISKGANRKVLLSMLYSVGADRCHPPSPDTCLPTFKRPRPPPTIGFDDIMHVAATLGALTHGQMEVDGCKTGNRKCARLLCLDGGGIKGLVLIQLLIALEQAAGQPIRELFDWVAGTSTGGILALAIVHGKSMQYLRCLYFRMKDQVFRGSRPYESAPLEEFLKKEFGEDTKMTDVTHPKVMVTSVLADRHPAELHLFRNYDPPDPDRDPPYARSADFRPLLAPQEQLVWRAARSSGAAPSYFRPMGRFLDGGLLANNPTLDAMTEIHRYNKTAKAQGRRQEVQRLGVVVSLGTGKPPQVAVNSVDVFRPSNPLELAKSFVGAKELGKMLVDCCTDSDGCAVDRARSWCEMTETTYFRLSPQFSMEVMLDEVNDAVLVNMLWETQMYLYQQREKVQALAQQLLQG